From the Deltaproteobacteria bacterium genome, the window GCCGCTCGCATGCGCCCACCGCCGCTCGCCGCCGCGCCCACCCCTGGCGCCGGCGCCGGCGATCCGGTCCCCCTAGCGATTTCTTCGGCCTACCGCGGCGCTGCCCCGAGCCCGGCGCGCAGCACGTTCAGCAGGGACACGCAGTCGCGCATCCGCTCTGGCCTGATGTCCGTCCCGTTGTCGCCGCCCTCGAGAAACTGGGGAGAGACGACGAAGACGCGCACCTTGGCGTGCGTCAGGCTGCGCTGTAAGCGCGGGTCCCGCAGCAGCTTCTTGGTCAGGCGAAGCTGCGGCTCGGGGAGGAGGAGATCCATGTCCAGCGAGACGACATCCGGCAGGTGGTGGGCGATCTTTCGCAGCGCGGAACGCCACGACGCCCAGCGCTCCTGGCGCGCGCGGGAGTTCGCGTCGCCGCGCAGCGCGCCGAGGGGTAGCGTGTAGGCCGCACCACGGTTCGCGCTGCCGATCGGCCGCTTGCGGTAGTCGGAGGCCGGCGCCACGGCGGTCCCGTACACGACAGACCCTTGCTTGAGGAGGACCCGTCCATCGGGGCGCAGCAGGTTCCACAGGCCTCCCCACCAGGTGGCCGCCTGGTAGTCGCCCGCCCACGGGCGCCAGGCGAAGTCCGAGTGGCGGTCGAGGTGAAGCAGGCGTTCGGGCAGCTCTCCCGTCGTGTGATAGTGGTAGAGGAAGAGGTCCAGCATGTGGTGGTCCCGCAGGAAGTAGTCCACCTGGCCGGTCTTCGGGTGACGCATCACGAGCGCGACGCCCCCGAGAAGCGTCTCCAGGTCGGCGGTCGTGAGCCGGGGCGCGAAGGGGCGTTCCTCGAAGAGGGTCTGCTTCGCGCTGTACGGCTGCTCGCCCCGCCCGTGGAGCGACGGTCCGTCCCAGCGCAGAAAGTGCTCGTCGAAGCGGGCGGCCGCCTTCGGGCCCAGCACGGCCGTGGCGACGTCGTGGATGTCGGTGCGCGCGCCGATGGCCGGCACCACGGCCCTGGGCTGAGGCTTCAGCCGGTAGCGGCGCGTACGCGCTGGCCCCTCGGGCCGGTCCCAGCCTTCCGCGGCTGCACTCCCGGCCCAGCTTGTGGCCAGCGCGAGGGTCGCGGTCAGCGCGAGCGCGTGGAGGTGCAGGAGTCTAGTACCGGTCCTCGCCATCGCCACGTCGCCGCGCCGGCCGGGCGCGTCCAACGCTAGCTGTATCAACCCGCGTGCCAGGACCGAGCCCGGCCGATGCGAGGACGGGTGTGTGCACCTCGCGGTGCCCCAGGCCCCGAGGCCCGGCTTTCAGGTGGAAGATCGGTTCCGGCGCGACCCGGCGAGGTCACGCGTGCGTGAGGTCCCGTCTGTGCGCGTGGCGCCGCGGGGAGGCAGCGCTGGGGTCAGACGTCCCGAGCGCGCGCGGAGTGACTACGGCGCGAGCGCGGGCGGAGCGACTACGGCGCGAGCGGCGCGCGTGCGGGGACGCGCGCAGGGATGCGCGCCACGCGCTTCACTTCACCGAAGGGGCGGCGCCCGAGGACGACCATCTCGAGCTCCACGCCGGCGAAGCCCTCCTCGTCGAGGAGAGAGCGCGCGTCGTGGCTCCAGCGCCGGTCGGCTCCCGAGAAGACCTCCACGCTCTGCTCCCACCAGGGATGCACGTGGGTGAACCGAATGCGGGTCACCTCTCCGGGGTGGGTCGCGGCGAGCGCGAGCACCCGGCCGAGCGCGGGAGCCTGCGCCTTCCCGTCGATCTCGTCGGCGTCGTGGGAGGTCACGCGCAGCGGGGTGCCGAGCGTCGCTCCGCGCGCGTCGACCGCTTCGAAGTGGCCGACCTCTTCGTGCGTGGCTTCCGCGGCGGCGAGGAGCGCGAGGTCGCCGATGCCGAGGGGAGCCGAGCCCACCCGCGTACCGCGGGGCCAGACGCCGGCCCAGCGGAGAAGCTTGGGCTCGGTGCGGAGGGCCCACCGCTGCACGCGGCCGAGCTGCGCCTTGAGCTCCGCCCAGGGCGTCCGCGCCTCGACCGACTGCGGGAAGAGGGTCGCGAGCGCTACTCCGAAGAGCAGCGCGCGCTGCGTGGCGTTCACGGGCGAGCCCCCGCGACCCCCCACGCCCCGTAGCCGAGCAGGAAGAGCGCCGGCGTGGTGGCCCCCTCCGTGGCGAGGTACACGCCGCCCGCCAGCGCGGCCCCGGTGAGGACCCAGTGCGCCGCTACGCCGCGGAGGTCCCCCATCGGCCAGCCGAGCACGGGCAATGCGGCGAGCCGCATGATCCCCGAGGCCGCGGCGCCCGCGGTCGCGATACCCGGCTGGACCATGCCCTCTTTGAAGAGGAGGAAGCTCCCCACCGTCAGCAGGCCCGTCCCGATGAAGTAGCCGGCGCCGGCCTTCACCGACGGCAAGACGCGCGAGAGTCGCCGGCCCGCGGCAGACCCCTCGTAGCGCTCCTTGAGGTGGGTCATCCGCTGCCCCATCCCCTGCCGCAGGGTCCCCGCGCGCTCGCGGAGCCCCTCGAGGGGGCCCGCCAGCGCAGGGGCGGGGGCGATGGCGAGCAGCAACGTGACGGCTACGGCGTGTGCGGTGGTCCGACGAAGGTCTCGCATGGGCTTTCCTTGGGCTGAGCTGCGCCGCCGCGCTGAGCAAGCCCTGTGCCCCGCGGCTCGCGCGAGCACCCCGCGGTGATCGTTCAGGTCCTTGCGCGCCGGGGTACGGCCGGGCCTCCAGGAGCCGGAGCAGGCCGGGGGCTCCTGGTCGGTTTCGAGAGCCCGTCGGCGCGACGCCGTCAGCCTCGACGCTTGACCCGCGCCGGGCTGGCCGGAGAGGATCCCCGCATGCGCTTCACCTCCCTGGCCAAGGTTCGCTTCTCCGAGGTCGATCGCGCGGGGATCGTCTACTTCCCGCGCTTTCTGAACTATTTCCACGTAGCCTTCGAGGACTTCTTCGACCAGTACCTGGGCACCCCCTACGCGGACGTCATCACCCAGGAGGGCTTCGCCTTTCCGGCGGTGCGCACGGAGGTGGATTTCAAGAAGCCGCTGCGCTTCGGCGAGCTCATGGAGATCGAGGTCGCGATCGAGGAGATCGGCCGCAAGAGTTGCCGCTTCCGCTACACGCTGCGGGTCAAGGGCGACGAGGAGGTGAGGGCCGTCGGCCGCGTCACCTCCGTCGCGGTCGAGATGGCCGGGTTCACCTCCATCCCCATCCCCGACAAGTACCGGCGGCTTTTCGAGGCCTACCTCGCGCAACAAGGGGAGTAGGGGGCTGCCCGGTGCGGGGGGACAGGTGTACCCAGACGCCGGCCGGTCGATCCGCCGATCCGCCGGCGCTCCTTTCCGCCCGTGGGATCGTGACCATCGCAAGTCCCCGGAAACCTGACGCGCGGTAGGAGGCGCGCGCGGGCACGGCTCCTGCAAACGCTCGTGGGCATGACAAAAGGGCTGCCGTACCGCAGGTCGACGCCTTGGACGGCCCTCGTCCCCGCATGGGGCGCAGCCCTGGGCCTGAGCCTCGGTCTCAGCCTGGGACCGGCGCCCGCCCAGGCGATCCCGCGGCGGCAGTCGGTCGCTCCGCAGGGCTACCGTCCGGAGGTCTGGGAGCGGGCCACGCCCAAACAGCGCCTGAAGGTGCAGTACACCCTGCTGAAACAGGAACAGCGCCGGCTCACGCAGGCCGACCAGCGCTTCAGAGCGACCACGCTCAAGCAGGCCCGGGTCCGTCAGCTCGCCGAGACGGTGGGCAACCTGTCCCTCGCCCGGGAAGTGGACTTCTCGGGGGCCAGCCCGGAAGCGGGTCCCTGGGCAGGCGGCCTGCCTTTCCTCACGGGCGTGGCGCCGGGCGCGATGCGCCCCAAGATCCTGCTCAATGGGGTGGCGCACCATATCCAGGTGGCGGCGCAGGTCCTCTCTGACCTGGCGAGCGCTCCGCAGCGCACCGCCCGCGGGGAGTCCTACTTCGGCCTCTTCAACGGCACGCCGCTCGTCGCGCGCCCCGGCGACTCGGTGCGTACGATCCTCCGGCGCTACTGGCGCAGCCAGGACCGGGAGCCGAGCTTCGGGGGGAGCGAGCGGCTCTCCCACGTCTACAGCCAACTCCACACGGTCAAGATGGAGTTCGAGCGGCTCGTGCGCCCCTCGCTCCTCAGCTCGAAGCGCATGGGATCTCTCGCCGAGGTTCGGGCGCAGCTCGAGCCGCGGGCGCGCAAGGCGGGCTACCGGGATTGGCGTTACTACGGCTTCAACGAGCTGCGCGGGGGCGCGGAGATCAAGGCGTTCGTCGCGGTGCTGCATCGCGCCCACGGGGACGCGATGCTGCGGAGCCTGGCCTCCTTCGTGGGGCACGCGAACTTCGACGGCACGGACGCGCTCTGGCGCGCCGCCATCGCCGCCCGGCCCGGAGGCGAGAAGATCCTCGCCCGGGACCGGCTGGAACGTACCTTGGACAACGTGCGCTGGACGGCCAAGCGGGTCGTCGACACGGCGCGGTTTCGCCTCCAAAGGTGGTTCGGATACTGAGGGTCCGTTGCGCTCGGGACGGCGTGGCGTTCGTGACGCGGATCTCCGGGCTGGCACGTCGCGTGCTCCGTAGCCGGCCTCGGAGCGCGGAAGTCTCCGAGAAGTCGCCCTCACGTGCGTAGCTCGTCTCTCGTAATCGTCGTCTGGCTGGTCGCCGCGCCGCTCGCGCCGGCACACGGGTTTCCCGTCGTCGAGCGGGGGCCGCGCCCCGGGGTTCTCGGCCGCGTGACCGAGGGCTTGCGGCGCTTCGCGGACCGGCTCTTCGCGCGCGACGGGTATCTCCGGCTGAACGATGCGTCGGCTCGCCGCCCGGTGCGCCGCGAGCTCAGGCGACGCCTCGACGCGCTGGAGCAGGCGCGTCCCGAGGCGCGTCAGAACCCCGTCCTCTCCGCGCGATGGAAGGACCTCCGGCGCGTGGATGCGCTCCTTTTGGCCTTCGATGCGCTCGGGATGGACAAGCGCGTGACCGGAGGCACCGTGCGCGACACCCTTGGCGCGCGCCAGCGCCTCGCCGCCGGGACGTCGCAGGCGGGGCCGCGCCTCGACGACCTGGACCTCGGCCTCGACGTGAGCTCCGCGGTGGAGCGCACGCGTGCGGCGATGCGGCAGCGTCCGCCCCTCTTCGCGAGGCGCCGCTCCCCCGAGCAGATCGACCGGCTGGCCGTCGAGCGCGTGGTGGCCGAGGTGATCCGGACCGTGCGCGCGCACTTCCCGGAGGTGCGCGCGAGGGGCCGCATCA encodes:
- a CDS encoding acyl-CoA thioesterase, yielding MRFTSLAKVRFSEVDRAGIVYFPRFLNYFHVAFEDFFDQYLGTPYADVITQEGFAFPAVRTEVDFKKPLRFGELMEIEVAIEEIGRKSCRFRYTLRVKGDEEVRAVGRVTSVAVEMAGFTSIPIPDKYRRLFEAYLAQQGE